The DNA segment TCGGGGCATCCGTCGATCCGCTCGTCTCGACGACGAGGGCGATGCGGTCGTCTACCTCGGTGGCGACCGCATCGGCGACTGACGCGTCACCGGGCACCGGCCAGACCGCAGGCCCCCCGGCGAGCGCGGACTCGAGCGCACGGGTCAGCCCCGAGACATCCGAAGCCGAAACCTTGATGAGCGGTTTCATCGCGCGCCGGTAACCGGCATCAGAAGTGCCACGGGTACGGGCCCCAGTCGGGGTCGCGCTTCTCGAGGAACGAGTCGCGCCCCTCGACGGCCTCGTCGGTGCCGTACGCGAGCCGCGTCGCCTCGCCCGCGAACACCTGCTGGCCGACCATGCCGTCATCGACCGCGTTGAACGCGAACTTCAGCATGCGGATCGCCGTCGGCGACTTCGTGAGAATGGTGCGGGCCATCGCGATCGCCTCGCGCTCGAGCTCGGCGTGGGGCACGACGCGGTTCACGGCGCCCATCTCGTACGCGCGCTCGGCGCTGTACTCCTCGGCGAGGAAGAACACCTCGCGCGCGAACTTCTGCCCGATCTGCCGGGCGAAGTACGCCGAGCCGTAGCCCGCGTCGAACGAGCCGACGTCGGCGTCGGTCTGCTTGAAGCGGCCCTGCTCGCGGCTCGCGATGCTCAAGTCGCACACGACGTGCAGCGAGTGGCCGCCGCCCGCCGCCCATCCCGGAACGACCGCGATGACGACCTTCGGCATGAAGCGGATGAGGCGCTGCACCTCGAGGATGTGGAGGCGGCCCGTCGCCGCGGCAGCGGCGGGATCGCGAACGACCGACGTCTCCTCGGCCGAGTACTGGTAGCCGTCGCGCCCTCGGATGCGCTGGTCGCCGCCCGAGCAGAACGCCCAGCCGCCGTCTTTCGGGCTCGGGCCGTTACCCGTCAAGAGCACGA comes from the Agromyces protaetiae genome and includes:
- a CDS encoding 1,4-dihydroxy-2-naphthoyl-CoA synthase — protein: MSVSELFDPSEWAEAPAGASFTDITYHLSNDGRIARIAFDRPEVRNAFRPHTVDELYRALEDARVNPRVGVVLLTGNGPSPKDGGWAFCSGGDQRIRGRDGYQYSAEETSVVRDPAAAAATGRLHILEVQRLIRFMPKVVIAVVPGWAAGGGHSLHVVCDLSIASREQGRFKQTDADVGSFDAGYGSAYFARQIGQKFAREVFFLAEEYSAERAYEMGAVNRVVPHAELEREAIAMARTILTKSPTAIRMLKFAFNAVDDGMVGQQVFAGEATRLAYGTDEAVEGRDSFLEKRDPDWGPYPWHF